Sequence from the Fusobacterium periodonticum ATCC 33693 genome:
CTTTCTAATTCTTCTCTATTAAATTCTATAAGATTAGAAAATTCATTATTGTAAATAAGATTTCCATCTTTTATACTGCAACCTGATTCAACAGTTTTATCAGATATTTTATAATCTAGTATCTTATCTCCTAAGGCTAATTTCATATCTTTAGTAACCATAAGCTCTGCATTTTTTGAAAGATTCAAGTTTTTTAAAATATTTTCAACAAACTTTAGGTATTTTTTAGTATCAATATTTTTAAGGTTTTCTAAAACCTTTTCTAAAATATCATCAGCCAATTCTTCCTTAGCCTGTAATATCATATCTCTTGACTTCAAATTTGCATTGGATATAACTCTTTCTTTTAAGGCTTGAGCTTCCTCTTGTGCCTTATCATTTATGGCATCTACTTCTTTTTGTATTTTTTTATTTTCTTTTTCAGAAAATTCTGAATTC
This genomic interval carries:
- a CDS encoding V-type ATP synthase subunit E translates to MSNLDKLVAEILQQAQKEANRMLTKAKTENSEFSEKENKKIQKEVDAINDKAQEEAQALKERVISNANLKSRDMILQAKEELADDILEKVLENLKNIDTKKYLKFVENILKNLNLSKNAELMVTKDMKLALGDKILDYKISDKTVESGCSIKDGNLIYNNEFSNLIEFNREELEREIINKIFE